From Dehalococcoidia bacterium:
GCGCAAGATGCTGGGAAACGTGCGCGGACGCCGCATCCTCGTCCTCGCCGGGCCGGGGAACAACGGCGGCGACGGCCTTGTCGCCGCCCGTCACCTGCACGACTGGGGAGCGGAGGTGCGCGTCTACCTCCTCGCCAGGCGTCGAAGCGACGAGAACAACTACCTCGAACTCGTCAAGCGCGAGCTCGACATGGCCAACGCCGAAGACGACGCCTCGTTCGCCGCCCTCGACCGCTTTCTCTCCGACGCCGAGCTCGTGCTCGACGCCCTGCTCGGGATCGGCGTGCAGCGGCCCGTCGAGGCCAACCTCGCGACCATCCTCAACCGGCTGCGCAAGGCGCGCGAAGGACGGCAGCCGCCGCGGCTCGTCGCCGTGGACGTGCCGACCGGCCTTAACTCCGACACCGGCGCCGTCGACCCCCACTGCGTCGCCGCCGACGCCACCGTCACCTTCGGCCTGTCGAAGGTCGGCCTTCACACGCTTCCCGGGTCGCGCTACGCCGGCCACGTCGAGGTCGTCGACATCGGCATACCGGCGGCGGCGACGGCGGCCGTCAAGGTCGAGCTCCTGACGCCCGAGTGGGTGGCAGGCGTGCTCCCGGCCCGTCCCCCCGACGCCAACAAGGGCACGTTCGGGCGGGTGCTGGTCGTCGGCGGCTCGGAGAACTTCGTCGGCGCCGTGCGGCTCGCCGCGGCGGGCGCGTCGCGCGTGGGCGCGGGCATCGTAACCGTCGCCTGTCCGCGCAGCATCTACGGCATGGTCGCCGCCGGCCTGACGGAGGCGACGTACCTCCCGCTTGCCGAAAAGGACGGCGGCATATCCGAGCGGGCGACCTCGAGCGTGCTCGACCTCCTCGGCGATTTCGACGCCCTCCTCCTCGGGTGCGGTCTCGGGCGGCGCGCCGCGACGATGGCTTTCGTCCGTTCGCTCCTCTTCTC
This genomic window contains:
- a CDS encoding NAD(P)H-hydrate dehydratase, with amino-acid sequence MKLVTADQMRHLDQQAVKAGIPLEQLMEKAGLGAAQYVRKMLGNVRGRRILVLAGPGNNGGDGLVAARHLHDWGAEVRVYLLARRRSDENNYLELVKRELDMANAEDDASFAALDRFLSDAELVLDALLGIGVQRPVEANLATILNRLRKAREGRQPPRLVAVDVPTGLNSDTGAVDPHCVAADATVTFGLSKVGLHTLPGSRYAGHVEVVDIGIPAAATAAVKVELLTPEWVAGVLPARPPDANKGTFGRVLVVGGSENFVGAVRLAAAGASRVGAGIVTVACPRSIYGMVAAGLTEATYLPLAEKDGGISERATSSVLDLLGDFDALLLGCGLGRRAATMAFVRSLLFSLKEGTRLGIVLDADGLNILAGTPNWPAQINVPMIMTPHPGELRRLTGRPIPEIQSDRLGAAMRYASEWNQEIVLKGAHTVVAAPDERAAVSPFANPALATAGTGDVLAGAIAGLLAQGLGRFEAAACGVYLHAAAGERVREMLGETGAVAGDLLPELPLVMKGLR